The genomic DNA GCACGAGCCCGGACTCATCGAGATTGCGGACGACATGGGCGTCGACCAGTTTGTCGTACAGCGTGCGCGCTGCCATCGCGCTGTCCTCCGGAAAAACTCTTGTCCCGACCGTGCCGTCCGCCACACTGGAAATCCAATGTCGTGTTCTGATATCATTATGCAGATCATGCATAAGCAATGCAGGGATGTCGGGAGGCTGCGATGGAGATCAACTGGCTGCACGATTTCATCGCGGTTGCGACCACGCGCAGCTTTTCGCGGGCGGCCGAGCAACGCAATTGCTCACAGCCGGCGCTGAGCCGCAGAATCCAGGCGCTCGAGGTCTGGACCGGCGCACCGCTGCTGGAGCGCACCACGCACAGCGTCAATCTCACACCGGCCGGCGAAGGGTTTCGCGACATCGCCGAGGACGTCCTGCGCCGGCTCGCCGCCGGCCGGCTCGATGCTCAGGAGCGGGCCCGCGGCGCGTCCGACGTGCTGAAATTCGCCTCGACCAACGCGCTGTCGCTGACCTTCTTCCCGGATTGGCTGCGCGGCATCGAGACCGAGCTGTCGTTCGTGCCGAACGTGCAGCTCGTCGCCAACCACATGGAGGCCTGCGAACGGATCCTGCTGGCGGGCGATGCGCACTTCCTGCTCTGCCATTACCATCCGGCGGCAGCCACGGCGCTGACGCCGTCGCATTTCCGCTCGCTTCACGTCGGCAACGACAGGCTCATCCCTGCATCGGTGCCGCTTTCAGGCCGGAGCCGCAAGCCGCGTTTCAAGTTGCCGGGCTCGGCAGCCGCGCCGCTCCCATTCCTGAGCTTCCGTCCTGAATCGGGCATGGGGCGAATCCTCGAATCCGTGCGTGCGACCTCGCGGGACGACGTCTATCTACGCCCGACCTTCACCTCGCATCTTGCAAAGCTATTGGTGACGATGGTGCAGAACGGCCGCGGCATGGCTTGGCTGCCCGAAAGCCTGATCAGCGATCAGCTTGCCTCCGGCGAGATCGTCGCAGCAGGCGGCGCGGAATGGCACGTGCCGATCGAGATCCACGTGTTCCGGCCGAAGCTGCGGCTGGCCAAGGCCGCCGAGGCGTTTTGGAGTCACATCGAGAAGAACGGCGCGCGGACTTAGGGATGACAGCGGCGCGAACCGTACAGACAGCCGCGTTTATTGGCGCGGCATCGGAAGCACGAGCATTCGCTTACGCGTGCTTCTTCTTCGGCTTGGCCGCCCTCGGCACCGGCTGCGGCTCGGGATTGCCCTCGATCGAGGACAGGCGGCCCGCCGTGAAGGTATAGATGCCCGCGCGCGGGCCGGTGGTCCAGGTGACGACGGCGACGCGGCGGCCGGCGGCATCGTTGGAGAGGTTGACGTTCGAGGGCGCGCCGATGCCGCGCACCACGTCGCATTCGGTGTGGCCGAGCGCAACCGTGCCGCCCATCGGCGACGGCGCCGTCGTCGATGCGTTGGCATCGGCCGGCCCGGGCGGCGGCGTCATGCCGGCACAGGCCCCGTCGGCACTGACGAGATCCTCAGCTCCGACCGGCTTGTCGGGGGTCAGCGGCGGCGACTCGATCGAGATGTTCTTGATGAAGATGCGGCCCGGCTTCTGGAACCATTCTGCGTCCTTCGACAACAGGTCGGTCCCGCTCGAACAGCCCGCGACCAGCGGTGCTATTGCAGCCAACGCAACTATGAGCGACCTGGGAAGCTTTTGATGTCGCACGATAAACCAAATTCCCCGCGTGAAGGACCAGCCCTAAGCGATTGTCCCAACATCACTTTGCGGCACGAAGGTGACAAAAGCCAGCATCGCCCGAAAAGTCCAAATTATCATTAATTGCCAAGGACGATTGCAAAGGATGATCGCCAAGGACGCTAATTCCGACGCTGCCACCGGCCCCGTTCGTCGGCCTGCCAATAGGTGACATCAAATCCCTTCGCCTTGCAATCCGTCCAGGCACTGCGGGCGAGCGCCAGCGCATCCGGATCATCACCGTTGAACAGCAGCACCATGCGCGCATAGCCCTGCGCGTCCTCTGGGAGGGCCGCATTGTCGACCAGGAAGCGGATATGGGCGCCGTTGGGATTGCCCTCCTCGATCGCCAGCACGATCGGCTGATCGGCGGCATCGTTCACGCGCCATGTCGCGTGCGGCAGGAAGGAATCGTCGCGATAGGTCCATAAATGGGCGTCGAGCGCGTCGGCCCGTTCCTCCGAGGTCGACTGCACCACGACGCGCCAGCCGCGCTCGAGCGATTTCTCGAGAAGCGGCGGCAAGACGTTCTCCACCGTCATGTTTTGCAGATGGTAGAACAGCACTTCCGTCATCGCGAGGTCACTTGCGCTCGTAGTGATCGGCGACCAGGCGGTCGAGCAGACGGACGCCGTAGCCCGCGCCCCAGCTGTGGTTGATGTCGGTCTTCGGCGCGCCCATGGCGGTGCCGGCGATGTCGAGATGGGCCCAGGGCGTGCCGTCGACGAAGCGCTGCAGGAACTGCGCCGCGGTGATCGAGCCGCCATGACGGCCGCCGGTGTTCTTCATGTCGGCGAACTGGGAATCGATCAGCTTGTCGTATTCGGGACCGAGCGGCATGCGCCAGACCTTTTCCCCGCTCTCGGTGCCGGCCGCCAGCAGGCGTTCGGCAAGCTCGTCATTGTTGGAGAACATGCCGGCATGCTCGGTGCCGAGCGCGACCACGATCGCGCCGGTCAGCGTCGCCAGGTCCACCATGAATTTCGGCTTCACCTTCTTGGCGACGTACCAGAGCACGTCGGCCAGCACGAGGCGACCCTCCGCGTCGGTGTTGATGATCTCGATGGTCTGGCCCGACATCGAGGTGACGATATCGCCCGGCCGCTGCGCATTGCCGTCGGGCATGTTCTCGACGAGGCCGATGGCGCCGACCACGTTGGCCTTGGCTTTGCGCGCCGCCAGCGCGTGCATCAGGCCGACGACGCAGGCTGCGCCCCCCATGTCGCCCTTCATGTCCTCCATGCTGCCGGCCGGCTTGATCGAGATGCCGCCGGTGTCGAAGCAGACGCCCTTGCCGATGAAGCTGACCGGCGCCTCGCCCTTCTTGCCGCCGTCCCAGCGCATGATCACGGTCCGGCTCGGCCGCGCCGAGCCCTGGCCGACGCCGAGCAGCGCGCCCATGCCGAGCTTCTGCATCGCCTTGACGTCGAGCACCTCGACCTTGACGCCGAGCTTGCGGAGCTGACTGGCGCGGCGCGCGAATTCTTCGGGGAAGAGCACGTTCGGCGGCTCGTTGACGAGGTCGCGCGCGATGATCACGCCGTCGACGACGTGGCCGGCCGCGACAAACGCCTTCTTCGCGGCAGCGGCATCGCCGACCGCAAGCGAGATGTCGGCGCGCGGGGCCCCCTCCTCGCCGTCCTTCTTCTTGGTCTTGTAGCGGTCGAACTTGTAGGCGCGCAGGCGCAGGCCCGAGGCGATCGCAACCGCCTGCTCGCTTCCCATCGCACCATCGGGCAGTTCCGCCATGATGGTCATGGCGGCGCTTCCTGCGGGAAGCTTGCTCGCCGCCACACCGCCGAATTTGAGGAAATCGTTCGCCTTCAGGCCGGCCGCCTTGCCGGCGCCGATCACGATCAGGCGGGTGGCCTTCACCCCTTCCGGCGCCAGGACGTCCAGCGCCGCCCCGCTTTTACCCTTGAAGGCGGCAGCGGCGGCCGCGCGCTTCACGAGGTCGACGGCGCCGCCCAGCGCCTTGGCCGTCGCGGGGCCGACCTTCAGATTGTCGTCGCAGAACACGACCAGGATGCCACGGGCGGCTGATGACAGCGGGACGAAGCCGACCTTGATGGCATCGGACATGGGTAACTCCTTCAAAATTCTTGGTCTTTTTGCCGTTCACGGGTCCTGGCGGGGCGACGGATTTGAACGGCGATTCAGTGAGCCTTGCGCACTATGGGCCAGCGGCCCGGCAGATGCCAAGCGCCCCCGTGGCCGGCGGGCCACAACGAGCGAAATATTAACCATATATTGAGGGTGCCATGGGGCAGCCATTTTGTTGACGGATCAAAGGGATGGTAGTGAGAGAGTAAGCTGGCGGAAGAGGCGCTGGCCAACCTTGGGGATCCCCTGCTCGGGATTGGTTGGACCGGCGGAATTTCGGCCGACATTGGGGACTTGGTGGGATTCGTGCGGTAGCGCATGGGGTCGATCGATAAGTATATCTTCCGCACGACGCTGGCGTCGTTTGCGCTGGTCCTGGTCAGCCTCACCGGCGTGATCTGGATTACGCAGGCGTTGCGCGGCATCGACCTGATGACGAGCCAGGGTCAGACCATCCTCACCTTCCTGGGCATCACCAGCCTCGTCATCCCGGCCCTGGTCCTGATCATCTCGCCGATCGCGCTGATGATCGCGATCTCGCATACGCTGAACAAGCTCGCGACCGATTCCGAGATCATCGTGATGAATGCCGCCGGCTTCTCGCCATTCCGGCTGTTCTATCCGTTCTTCTACGCCACCTGCGTGGTGGCGCTGCTGGTTGCCTTCATCGCCGCCTATCTGGCCCCCGACGGCATGCGGCGAATCAAGCAGTGGGACGCCGAGATCACCGCGGACGTGCTCACCAACATCCTGCAGCCCGGCCGCTTTGCCCAGCTGGACAAGAACCTCACGATCCGGATTCGCGAGCGCCAGCCCGGCGGCATCCTGGCCGGCATCTTCATCGACGACCGCCGCGATCCGAACGAGCGCGTCTCGATCGTCGCAGAACGCGGCGAGGTCGTGAAGAACGAGACCGGCTCGTTCCTGGTCCTGGAGACCGGCAATCTCCAGCGCTTCGAGGCCGGCAAGCGCGATCCGGCGCTGGTGGCTTTCGGCCGCTACGGCTTCGACATGTCGAAATTCTCCAACCAGGGCCGCGACGTCACCCTGGGCATCCGCGAGCGCTATCTGTGGGAGCTGTTCTCGCCGTCCGAGGACGACCCCGTCTACAAGCAGATCCCCGGGCAATTCCGCTCGGCCCTGCATGACAGCCTGTTGGCTCCGATTTATCCGTTTGCCTTTGCCGTGCTGACCTTCGCCTTCCTCGGAGCGCCGCGCACCACCCGCCAGAGCCGCAACTTCTCGATCGGCTCGTCGATCATCGCGGTGTTCGGCCTGCGGATGGCGGGCTTTGCCTGCTCGGTGATGGCGGTGAAGTCGTCGAGCCCGGTGCTGGTGCAATATGCGATGGTCTTCGGCGCCATCGGCGTCGGGCTGTGGATGATCATCAGCGGCGTCGTGGTCGAGCCGCCCCCCGGCCTGATGGAGGCCATCAACAGGTCGAATGCGCGCATCGCGCGGCTGTTCGGACGTCCGGCCACCGCATGAGCATGCTCACCAACACACTCGGGCGCTATTTCGCCGGCCGCTTCGTGGTCGCGGCGCTCGGCGTGTTCGCCAGCATTTTCCTGCTGCTGGTGCTGGTCGACTATATCGAGATGGTGCGCAAGACCTCCGGACTGGCCTCCGCCTCGGCGCTCATGGTGGCCGAGACCTCGCTGTTCCGGGTGCCGCAGCTCCTGGAGAAGCTGACGCCGTTCTGCATGCTGATCGGCGCCATGACCTGCTATCTCGCCCTCTCCCGGCGATTGGAGCTCGTGGTCGCCCGCGCCGCCGGTATCTCGGCATGGCAGTTCATCTCGCCGGCGCTCGGCAGTGCGCTGCTGATCGGCGTGATCGCCACGGTCGCCTACAATCCGATGTCGGCCAATTTGCGTGAAGCCTCCAAGCGCATGGAGGCCGAGCTGTTCGGCTCGGCGCCCGGCGGCGGCATCCAGGACGCCTCCGGCTTCTGGCTCAATCAGGTGACCAGCGACGGCCAGACCATCATCAATGCGGCGCGCAGCGAGCAGCAGGGCATCCGGCTCACGGGGCTGACGCTGTTCCGGTTCGACCCCGAGCAGCACTTCAAGGAGCGGGTCGAGGCGCGCGAGGCGACGCTCGAGGCCGGCCGCTGGCTGTTCAAGGGCGTCCGCCGCTTTTCGCTGGACGCCCCGCCGATCGACCAGGCCACGCTCGAGATTCCGACGACGCTGACCGAGGCGCAGGTCCGCAACAGCTTTTCCACCCCGGAAACTGTGTCCTTTTGGCAACTACCGAGCTACATCCGCTCGTCCGAAAGCTCGGGCTTCGCGACAGCGGGATACCGACTCCAGTATCAGAAGCTTCTGGCACAGCCATTTTTGCTGGCCGCCATGGTGATGCTCGCGGCCTCCGTGTCGTTGCGCTTCTTCCGGATGGGCGGCGTGCAAAAGATGGTTTTGAGTGGCGTGGGCGCAGGCTTTCTGCTCTACGTTCTGTCGAAAGTGACTGAAGACTTGAGCAAGGCTGAGTTGATGCATCCGATCGCTGCGGCGTGGTTGCCCGTGGTGGTGGGCGGCCTCACCGGCTTTTTGGCCTTGTTGTACCAGGAGGACGGTTAGTGACTGCCGTCCATCGAGGACCCGTGTCTCGTTTGACGCGCCGCATGGTGATGCGCGCGAACGGGTGCGGCTTGTCTCTTCGCAGGATCGTGATGGCTGTCGCGACGGCGGCCTCGCTCGGCGCGCTGATCGACGTTGCCGCCGTGGCGCCGGCCTCCGCCCAATACACCTACAATCCGCTGCCGCCGCGTCCGAAGCCGGCGAAGGCCGCCAACGACAACCAGATGCTGGTTCAGGCGACCGAGGTCGACTACGACTACAACAATTCGCGTGTTTCCGCGGTCGGTAACGTCCAGCTGTTCTACAACGGAACCAGCGTCGAGGCCGACAGGGTCATCTACGACCAGAAGACCAAGCGGCTGCATGCCGAAGGCAACATCCGCATGACGGATGCCGACGGCAAGATCACCTATGCCGAGATCATGGATCTCTCGGATGATTACCGCGACGGTTTCGTCGATTCGCTGCGCGTGGACACGGCCGACCAGACCCGCATGGCCGCCAGCCGCGCCGACCGCTCCAGCGGCAACTACACGGTGTTCGAGAACGGCGTCTACACGGCCTGCGCGCCGTGTAAGGACGATCCGAAGAAGCCGCCGCTGTGGCAGGTCAAGGGTGCGCGCATCATCCACGACCAGCAGGAGAAGATGCTGTATTTCGAGACGGCACAGCTCGAATTCTTCGGCGTGCCCCTCGCCTACATGCCCTATTTCTCGACGCCCGACCCGACCGTGAAGCGCAAGAGCGGCTTCCTGATGCCGGGCTACATTGCCGGCACGTCGAACACGGGCTACGGCGTCGAGGTTCCCTATTATTGGGCGATCGCGCCCGACATGGACGCAACCATCACCCCCCGCATCCTGTCGCGACAGGGCGTGCTGCTGCAGGGCGAATTCCGCCAGCGCCTGATCGACGGCGCCTACCAGATCCGCGCCTATGGCATCGACCAGCTCGATCCCGGCGCGTTTAGCGGCCAGCCCGGCGACCGCCAGTTCCGCGGCGCCGTCGACACCAAGGGTCAGTTCGCGCTGAACGACAAATGGGTCTGGGGCTGGGACGGCGTCGTGATGTCCGACTACTATTTCTTCTCGGACTACCGCCTCTATCAGTACCGCGATCCGCTCGGCTCGTTCCTGCTGCTGCCGACGGAGGCGCTGTCGCAGCTCTATCTGACCGGTGTCGGCAACCGCAGCTTCTTCGACGCCCGCACGATGTACTGGCTGAGCTATTCGGGCAACCAGAGCCAGGTGCCGATCGTCTATCCGGTGATCGACTATTCCAACGTGCTCAACTATCCGGTGTTCGGCGGCGAGTTCAGCTACAAGACCAATTTCGTGAACCTGTCGCGCGAGCAGGCGGCGTTCGATCCGATCACGACGACCGCCAACACGAGCAGCCTGTGCACGACGGCATCGGCCGATCCGCTGGCGCGCCTGCCCTCGCAGTGCCTGCTGCGCGGCTTCCCCGGCACCTACACCCGCCTCACGGCGGAAGCGCAATGGCGCAAGTCCTTCACCGATCCGCTCGGCCAGATCTGGACGCCGTTCGCGAGCCTGCGCGCCGACGCGATCAATTCCTCGGTCTCCAACCAGCCGGGCGTGTCGAACTATCTTCCCGTCGGCGACACCCAGGCGTTCCGCCTGATGCCGACCGTGGGTCTCGAATATCGCTACCCCTTCATCAACATCCAGCCCTGGGGATCGACCACGCTCGAGCCGATCGCGCAGATCATCATCCGGCCGAACGAGACCTATGCCGGCAAGCTGCCGAACGAGGACGCCCAGAGCATGGTGTTCGACGCCTCGAACCTGTTCAGCGTCGACAAGTTCTCCGGCTACGACCGCGTCGAGGGCGGCGGCCGCGCCAATGTCGGCGTGCAGTCCACCACGCAGTTCGACAGGGGCGGCGCGGTCAAGGTGCTGTTCGGCCAGTCCTACCAGCTGTTCGGCATGAATTCCTTCGCGGTCCAGGACAGCATCAACACCGGCCTCAATTCCGGCCTGGACAAGCCGCGCTCCGATTACGTCGCGAGCGCCAGCTATTCGCCCAACAGCACGTACACGTTCAGCGTCCGCTCCCGCATGGATGAGCAGACCTGGAACGTGCAGCGCTTCGAGGCGGAAGGCCGCGCCAACTTCAATCGCTGGTCGGTCAGCGTACTGTACGGCAATTACGCAGCGCAGCCGGAGCTCGGCTATCTGACCCGCCGTGAGGGTATCCTGACCTCGGGATCGCTGAAGGTCGCGAACAATTGGGTGGTGTCGGGCTCGGCGCGGTGGGACCTCGAGGCCAACAAGATCAACCAATATGTGCTCGGCGCGGGCTATGTCGACGATTGCTTCGTGCTGGCGGCGAACTACGTAACTTCGTATAGTTATTCAGCGGGCACCACGCCGCCCGTGCTGAGCCATGCGTTCATGTTCCAGATCGGCCTGCGCACGCTGGCAACCTCGACGACGGCCAGCAGTTCCTCCGGCCTCCAGTGAACGGTTTGAAGTGCCGGCCGCGCTTGCCCTCATCACAGGCTCGACGCGGCTGACATGCGAGCGACAATCATGACGACCCTATTGCCCGTTTTCCGCCTCCTCCTTGCCGTCAGCGCCGGGCTGATCCTGACCGGACTGCCCTCGGCCTCGCGCGCGCAGAACATCGTCGTCATGGTCAACGGCGATCCGATCACCGATTTCGACATCGAGCAGCGCTCCAAGCTCGACCAGCTGACGACACAGAAGACCCCGAGCCGGCAGGAGGTCATTAACGAGCTGATCGACGACAAGGTGAAGATGAAGGAGGGCAGGAAGTACGGGGTCGATCCCGGCGTCTCCGACGTCAACCAGTCCTACGAGGGCATGGCGCAGCGCATGCGCATCTCGCCGGAGCAGCTCACCAAGTCGCTCGAATCCAAAGGCGTGCGCCCCGAAACGCTGAAGGGCCGCATGAAGGCCGAGATGGTTTGGACCAGCCTCGTGCGCGGCCGCTTCAAGGAGAAGCTGCTGGTCGGCGAACGCGACGTCGCCCAGGCCGTGCAGGCCCAGACCGGCGACAAGCTGCAGATCGAAGGCACCGAATACAAGATGCAGCCGATCGTGCTGATCGTGCCGCGCGGCTCGTCCGCCGCGTTCCTGGAGACGCGGAAGAAGGAAGCCGAGACCTATCGGTCGCGTGTCGGAAGCTGCGAGGAAGCCAATTCGCTGTTCCGCTCGACACCGAACGCCACCATCCGCGACAGCGTCACCAAGACCACCGCGGAGCTGCCGGAGGCGTTGCGCAAGGTGCTCGACGACACGCCGATCGGCCACCTCACCGCGCCCGAGCTGACCAAGAACGGCATCGAGATGGTGGTGCTGTGCTCGCGCAAGCCGACCATGATCGACACGCCGAAGAAGCGCGAGGTCCGCGAGAAGATGTATCAGGAGAAGTACGAGAAGACCCAGAAGGCCTATCTCGACGATCTCCGCAAGGCGGCGATGATCGAATATCGCAACCATCGCTGATGGCCGCTTCCGCAGCAAAGGCGCTTCCCCTTCCTCTTGCGCTGACCCTGGGCGAGCCCGCCGGCATCGGCCCCGACATCACGATCGCGGCCTGGCTGCGGCGCCGCGAGCTGAACCTGCCCGCCTTCTATCTGCTCGGTGACGAGGCGCTGATCGCGCGCCGCGCCAGGGCGCTCGCCACCTCGCTGGGGGCCGACGTCAGGACCGCGGCGGTGAGCCCCGGCGAGGCCGCTTCGGCCTTCACCGATGCCCTGCCCGTGGTTGCCACCGGCGAGCGCGCCACCGCCGAGCCCGGCAAGCCCGATGCATCAAGCGCGCCCGCCGCACTCGCCTCGATCCGGCAGGCGGTCGCGGATGTCCGCGAGGGCCGCGCCGGCGCGGTCGTCACCAATCCGATCGCCAAGAGCGTGCTCTACCGCGCGGGCTTCCGACATCCCGGCCACACCGAATTCCTCGCCGAGCTCGCCGCGGAGAACAGGCGCGTGCCGCAGCCCGTGATGATGCTGTGGTCGCCGCAACTCGCCGTGGTGCCCGTGACCATTCACGTCTCGATCCGCGACGCCCTGGCAGAGCTCAGCAGCGAGCTGATCGTCTCGACCGTGCGCATCGTCGCAACCGAGCTGAAATCCCGCTTCGGAATCGCGCGGCCGCGCATCGCGGTCTCCGGCCTCAATCCGCATGCCGGCGAGGACGGCTCGCTCGGCCACGAGGAGCAGACCGTCATCGCCCCCGCGCTCAGGACCCTGCGCGGCGACGGCATCGAGACCAGGGGCCCGCTGCCCGCCGACACCATGTTCCACGAGGCCGCGCGCAGCACCTATGACTGCGCCGTCTGCATGTATCACGACCAGGCGCTGATCCCGATCAAGACCGTCGCCTTCGACAACGCGGTCAACGTCACGCTCGGCCTGCCCTTTGTCCGCACCTCGCCCGACCACGGCACCGCCTTCGATATCGCCGGCACGGCGAAGGCCAATCCGGCCAGCCTGATCGCGGCGCTCCGGCTCGCCAGCCGCATGGCGGCCGCGAACATCCGATGAGCGCGATCGACGACCTCCCGCCGCTGCGCGAGGTCATTCGCCGGCACGCGCTGTCGGCGCGCAAATCGCTCGGCCAGAACTTCCTGCTCGATCTCAATCTCACGGCGCGCATCGCGCGCGCCGCGGCGCCGCTCGAGGATTCCACCATCGTCGAGATCGGCCCCGGCCCGGGCGGGCTGACGCGCGCACTGCTCGCGCTCGGCGCCAAACGCGTCATCGCCATCGAGCACGACGAGCGCGCGATCCCTGCCTTGCAGGATATTTCCGCGCGCTACCCTGACAGGCTCGAGATCGTGCATGGCGATGCCATGACTTTCGATCCCCGGCCGTCGCTCAATGGCGAGCGGGCAAAAATCGTCGCCAATTTGCCCTACAACATCGCGACCCAGCTCCTGATCAACTGGCTCACCACCGAGCCCTGGCCACCCTGGTACGACATGATGGTGCTGATGTTCCAGCGCGAGGTCGGCGAGCGCATCGTGGCGCACGAGGACGAGGAGGCCTATGGCCGGCTCGGCGTGCTCGCCAACTGGCGCTGCGAGACCAAGATCCTGTTCGACATTGCGCCATCCGCCTTCGTGCCGCCGCCGAAGGTAACCTCCTCCGTCGTGCGCCTCACGCCGCGCGCAGCGCCACTGCCGTGCGATCGCAAGCTGCTCGAACAGGTCGCGGCCAGCGCCTTCGGCCAGCGCCGCAAGATGCTGCGCCAAAGCCTGAAGTCGCTCGGCGTCGATCCCGCGCGGCTTGCTGCGGCCGCCGGCGTCGATGCGACGCGGCGCGCCGAGACCATTCCGATAAAGGGCTTTGTTGCCATGGCCCGGGAATTGGCGGATATACGCAGCGAAGCCGAGTAACGAAGAAATTCCGGAGGAAAGAAAATGGCGTTGATGCGCAGGCAGTCCCTGGTCAAGTTCGACGCGCCCTTGTGCGAGACCATCGTCGACACGCCGAAGCCGCAAGGGCGCGAGGTGCTGGTGCGCATCGAGCGCTGCGGCCTCTGCCATTCCGACCTGCACATCCAGGACGGCTATGCCGATCTCGGCGGTGGCAAGAAGCTCGACACCACGCGCGGCATGACGCTGCCCTTCACGCTGGGCCACGAGATCGCCGGCGTGGTCGACGAGGTCGGCCCTGACGTCGCGGCCAATCTCGTCGGCACGAAGAAAGCCGTCTTCCCCTGGATCGGCTGCGGCCAGTGCCGCGATTGCGCCAACGGCGATGAGAACCTCTGCGTGAAGCAGCGCTTCCTCGGCGTGTCCATCGATGGCGGATTTGCCACCCACGTGCTGGTGCCCGACGCGAAATATCTGCTCGACTACGATCCCCTGCCCGTCAACCAGGCCGCGACGCTGATGTGCTCCGGCGTTACCGCCTATGGCGCGCTCAAGCGCCTGGTCGACCGTCCGCGCCAGCGCAACCTCCTGCTGATCGGCCTCGGCGGCGTCGGCATGATGGGCCTGTCGTTCGCGCAGGCGATGTTCAAGCAGCCGATCACGGTCGCCGACCTCTCGCCCGCCGCGCGCGACACCGCGCTGAACAACGGTGCCGCAGTCGCCTACGATCCGTCCGAGCTCGACGTGATCAAGCGAATCCTGAAAGAGACCGAAGGCGGCTTCGATGAGATCGTCGATTTCGCCGGCAACGAGAAATCGATGGCCTTTGCGGTCGCGGTTGCCGCGCGCGGCGGCAAGATCGTGGTCTCCGGCCTGATGGGCGGCCAGTTCACGCTGCCGATGGTGCAATGGGTCTACAAGCGCATGACCATCGAGGGCTTCATGGTCGGCACGCTCGCCGAGGCCCAGGAGCTGATGGCGCTGGCGCGCGCCGGCAAGATCAAGCCGACGCCGATGCGCGAGGAGCCGATGGGCGACGTCCAGAAATGGATCGACGAGCTTCGTGCCGGCAAGGTCGTCGGCCGCATCGTGCTGAAGAACTGACCGATCGCTTGCTGCGGGCCTGGCGCAAGTCGGGCCCGCCGCACGGAACGCCTTCGACCCCGCCGCGTTGGCAGCGCATGTCCATTCGTTGCACTGTCGAAAGCGCATTCTTCATCGCCTGGAGCTGCCTGGAGCAGAGCGGCGAGCTCGGCCCTCCCGACGAGAGCGCGAACGTCATTCTCGACGCCATCGAAGCCCAGCTCAAGACCGGCGAACGCCGGCAGCTGATGCTCGCCAACCGGGCGATCGACGCCTATCGCGCGCATGCGGCCAAACGCCGATCCTCATGGGATCGCGAAGCGCGCTTCGGCTGACAGATCCTTGCCGCCCTCGGGCCGCCGGCCCGGCGGCATTCAGGCGGATTGCGGCCGGCGGTCCGTCGGGCCAAGCGCACGGGGTACGGCGCCTGGCGCTGTGACGGTACGCCAATCCGCGGCCCCGCTATGTTCACTCCTGAACAGACCTCGCGGCAATCGACGCTGAGGGCGCCGCCTGCAATCCCCGCCGCGCGAGCTTTCCGGAATTCCGGAAAGCCGTCGCCTCAACTTTTCAGCTCTCGGCGAGGTCTTGTGTGCACTTTGGAACCGTTGGTTCCGCCACGGAAACGTAGGGTTCTGGGCGGCGCCGATTCCCGGCCAGACAAGAGAAGAAACTGTGACCGGTCGGCCCCAGAACGATCTACTCCGTCAGCTTGCCCCACGAGATTTCGAGCTTCTCGCACCCTATCTCCAGCCGGTCGAAGTCGAGGCGAGCCACATCCTGCATCACGCCGGTGACGCCGTGGCGGCGGTTCATTTCCCCTGCGGCCCTACGCTTGTCTCGTTCGCCGTTCCGGTCGAGGATGATCGCGAGGTCGAGAGCCTGTTGATCGGACGCGAGGGTGCGGTGGGTATTGCCGCCGGCCGCAATCCGCCACTCGCCTATTCCCGCGTCGTCGTGAAACTGGGCGGCACGCTCGTCCGGCTGCCGCTGCGCGCGCTCGAGCAGGCGCAGCAGAGATCCGCGGCGCTGCAGGAGGTGTTT from Bradyrhizobium sp. CCBAU 53351 includes the following:
- a CDS encoding LPS-assembly protein LptD; translation: MTAVHRGPVSRLTRRMVMRANGCGLSLRRIVMAVATAASLGALIDVAAVAPASAQYTYNPLPPRPKPAKAANDNQMLVQATEVDYDYNNSRVSAVGNVQLFYNGTSVEADRVIYDQKTKRLHAEGNIRMTDADGKITYAEIMDLSDDYRDGFVDSLRVDTADQTRMAASRADRSSGNYTVFENGVYTACAPCKDDPKKPPLWQVKGARIIHDQQEKMLYFETAQLEFFGVPLAYMPYFSTPDPTVKRKSGFLMPGYIAGTSNTGYGVEVPYYWAIAPDMDATITPRILSRQGVLLQGEFRQRLIDGAYQIRAYGIDQLDPGAFSGQPGDRQFRGAVDTKGQFALNDKWVWGWDGVVMSDYYFFSDYRLYQYRDPLGSFLLLPTEALSQLYLTGVGNRSFFDARTMYWLSYSGNQSQVPIVYPVIDYSNVLNYPVFGGEFSYKTNFVNLSREQAAFDPITTTANTSSLCTTASADPLARLPSQCLLRGFPGTYTRLTAEAQWRKSFTDPLGQIWTPFASLRADAINSSVSNQPGVSNYLPVGDTQAFRLMPTVGLEYRYPFINIQPWGSTTLEPIAQIIIRPNETYAGKLPNEDAQSMVFDASNLFSVDKFSGYDRVEGGGRANVGVQSTTQFDRGGAVKVLFGQSYQLFGMNSFAVQDSINTGLNSGLDKPRSDYVASASYSPNSTYTFSVRSRMDEQTWNVQRFEAEGRANFNRWSVSVLYGNYAAQPELGYLTRREGILTSGSLKVANNWVVSGSARWDLEANKINQYVLGAGYVDDCFVLAANYVTSYSYSAGTTPPVLSHAFMFQIGLRTLATSTTASSSSGLQ
- a CDS encoding peptidylprolyl isomerase, yielding MTTLLPVFRLLLAVSAGLILTGLPSASRAQNIVVMVNGDPITDFDIEQRSKLDQLTTQKTPSRQEVINELIDDKVKMKEGRKYGVDPGVSDVNQSYEGMAQRMRISPEQLTKSLESKGVRPETLKGRMKAEMVWTSLVRGRFKEKLLVGERDVAQAVQAQTGDKLQIEGTEYKMQPIVLIVPRGSSAAFLETRKKEAETYRSRVGSCEEANSLFRSTPNATIRDSVTKTTAELPEALRKVLDDTPIGHLTAPELTKNGIEMVVLCSRKPTMIDTPKKREVREKMYQEKYEKTQKAYLDDLRKAAMIEYRNHR
- the pdxA gene encoding 4-hydroxythreonine-4-phosphate dehydrogenase PdxA, giving the protein MAASAAKALPLPLALTLGEPAGIGPDITIAAWLRRRELNLPAFYLLGDEALIARRARALATSLGADVRTAAVSPGEAASAFTDALPVVATGERATAEPGKPDASSAPAALASIRQAVADVREGRAGAVVTNPIAKSVLYRAGFRHPGHTEFLAELAAENRRVPQPVMMLWSPQLAVVPVTIHVSIRDALAELSSELIVSTVRIVATELKSRFGIARPRIAVSGLNPHAGEDGSLGHEEQTVIAPALRTLRGDGIETRGPLPADTMFHEAARSTYDCAVCMYHDQALIPIKTVAFDNAVNVTLGLPFVRTSPDHGTAFDIAGTAKANPASLIAALRLASRMAAANIR
- the rsmA gene encoding 16S rRNA (adenine(1518)-N(6)/adenine(1519)-N(6))-dimethyltransferase RsmA, whose protein sequence is MSAIDDLPPLREVIRRHALSARKSLGQNFLLDLNLTARIARAAAPLEDSTIVEIGPGPGGLTRALLALGAKRVIAIEHDERAIPALQDISARYPDRLEIVHGDAMTFDPRPSLNGERAKIVANLPYNIATQLLINWLTTEPWPPWYDMMVLMFQREVGERIVAHEDEEAYGRLGVLANWRCETKILFDIAPSAFVPPPKVTSSVVRLTPRAAPLPCDRKLLEQVAASAFGQRRKMLRQSLKSLGVDPARLAAAAGVDATRRAETIPIKGFVAMARELADIRSEAE